TGAGCATGGTGGTCCCGTGGTAGTTGGCTCGCAGGCCACCGTCGTCGTCGCCGACAACGAGCAGCACCGGGATACGGCCATGATACCCCGGAGGCGGCATCGTCGGCTCCGGGCGGTAGAACCGGGCAAGCACCATCTTGAGGGCCGCCTCGACGGCCAGGCTGCCGGTTTCGAGGTTCAGCACACGGTTAAGCACGTCCGGCCCGTTGGAGGCCAGCACGGGTTTGAGGGCGGCGTTATCGCCCGGCGCAAGGCCATTGACGCTGGCAATGAGCTCCTCTTCCAGCCGGCGGGTAATGAAGCCACGGGTGTTGTTGTGCGTGGCATTCGTTATGCCCAGCCGCCGCGCCCGGTCGAGCAACGCATAGCCCGGGAACAAATGCCCCAGCGGCGCATGATAGTGCTCGCACTTGGCCGTGAGGTAGAGCTGGCCGTCCTCGCCGATTCGGAAGTAACCCAGCACGCCGGTAGGGGCCATGTTCAGCCTGGAATGCGCCTCGAATTCGCGTGTGGATGCCCCGCCCGGCGTGTGGGCCAGCCGGGTCCCGACCTTGTGGCCCACCTTGGGCAACAACTGCAAGAGGCGTCGCTCAAAGGCCGGCGGAAAGAATTCAATCCGCTTGAAGGCAGATTCAACGGCGGCGGCCGGGGCATCGCCGGTCAGCGCCGCATGATTGGCGCAAATCGCGCGGACATATTCCTCGCCACACAAGTCCGCCAACGACATGGAAACCGGGACGAAAGAGCGCCGAGCGGATAATTCACCCAGGCTGGCCAATGGTTGACTCATGATAGGTTGTCTAATGAGGTATCCTAACCGCGTTAGCCGTCAACAGTGTTTTTCGCTGCCATGCTTCAATCCCCAGTGGGTTGCCGAACCAACTCCCCCAGCGGTGAAGGATGGAGGGCGGACAACTTCCTGCACCCCGCGGCCCCACGCGCAGCTCGAAGCGCCGTGCAGAGGACTGCGGTTCTCATGCCGCTGATCATCGAAGGTAGTCACTGCCCCTCTTCCACGGACACGGTGGTGCCACCGCGCTGGGACTCCAGGGCAGCCGTGAATAGACGGTGGCTCATGGCAGTCTCCTCCGGGGTGACGCATCCGGCAAACTTCTTCAACGGCTGGCCGTGAACCAACTCGTAGAGAAATGCCGCCCACATTTGCAGAATGGAGTCGCTGAAACCGAACTCAAAAATGGAGCCCGTGACGCTCCGAAAGGCCGCCTCATAACCGGTCTGCACCTGTTCCCAGACCTGCTCGCCGCCCGGGGTGTAACGCATCACCTCCAGCAAACGCGGGTTGGTGCTCGACCACCGGGCGGAGGCGCGCGTCCCCAGCACCTCCGCGTACCACGTGTTCTTGTGCCCGGGCGCGATCCGCTGCAGCTTCACCGTCCAGGGGAATGGCGCGCCTGATAGCGGGTCAACGGTTTCCATAAGCAGCAGCCCGTTGTCCCACGTGAGGCAGGGGACGAGGTTGCCCTTTGCATCCGGACGTTGCGTGACAATTTTCGAAAGCACGGCGCGGACGTTGCGGGGCCGCCAACCGGCGCGCAGCGGCACATGTAACGCGTGCATGCCCAAGTCCCCCAGCACGCCGTATTCGCCGTTGAACTCGACCATCCGCTTCCAGTTGATCGGCTTGTTCGGATCCAGGTCGCTCGAATGGAGAAAGCCGGTATTGGCCTCGATAATCCGGCCAAACGCATTCTGCTCGATCAGGTCGCACACTCGCTGCAGCGCGGGAAAGAAAGGCGACTCGGAGGAACACCGCACCAGAAGTTGCGGTTGCCTGCGAATGGCCGCCAGGATTGCGTCATTGGCGGCCCGGTCAATCCCGAACGGCTTCTCGCCCATGAAGTGCTTGCCGGCCTGGACGGCGGCACAGTAAATGTCGCGGTGGAGGTGATGGGGCACCGCCACATAGACGGCCTCCACCGCCGGGTTGGCGAGCAACTCGCGGTAGTCATCCGTGGTCTGCGCAAGGGTGGGCACATGCTCCCGGAACCAGCCCAGGGCGGCGGCATGAGGATCGCACGCAGCCACGATCTCGGGCCTGGCCTCGGCCTCCAGCAAATGACACCACCGCGCCGCGGCGCTGGCGAATTCACGCCCCATCAGGCCGCAACCAATGATGCCGAAACGGATGGTCTTCACTGCTTTTCTTCCCGCGGGGGTGGCGGCTTCCGGGCCAGGATGCCCGCAATCAGCCTGTCCGCATTCGCATGGAAGATCATGCCAATCTCCTCGCGGCTGGCAATCCCGATCTCCGCGCACGCCTGTTTGATAGCCCGCAGGTCCTCATACATAAACAGGGTGTAACCGGCCTCCACGGCGGGCCCTTCACGGTCGCGGTTGAAATGGAATGGGTGGCTGGTTCGGTTGACATACGCGCGCCCACGGCACTGCCGCCGCCCGCGCATGTACATAATTGGGTTGTCCGAGCCGTAGAGCAGACGGCGAGGGCCAAGGCATTCCAATGCCACCCGATGGCAGGCGGGATTCACCACGGCCGACGTATCGAAATACAGGCCGGGGTCGTCGGCAAATTGCGGCAGCGCTTCGCGCGCGTGCGGCTCGGTGTAGCAGCGGCCCAGGTGGGCAATGACCAGCACAATATTAGGGTAGCGTTCCCGGATCTCGCGAATCTCGCGCACGTTATCCGGCTGGCTCAGGCGACCCGCTTTAGGCACGTGGAGGGTCACCCAGGCGTGGCGGCCGTTAGCGACCTCCAATACATGGTGCGGCAGGAACTCAAAAATGCTCGCCTCCAGATGCCGGTCGCGGGTCTCAGGATCGGAGCTGATCATCGAGTAATATGGCTTGAGGCCGATAACGCCGGGCGTGGCCAGCAGCCCGGCCACGAGGTCCTGCGACCATTGCGGCCGGAGCACCGCCAGGCTGTGCCAGCCCCGCTGGGCGCATTCCTGCCGGACGTAGCTGTTCTCACCTTCAATGTCAAAGTCGAGCTCCGGCAGGCCAAAGGCCACGCAGCCAAAGTCCCGTCCGGGAAAGACCATGCGGTGACATTGCTCAAAGGTCAGCGCGTCGATCGGCTCAAGCACCTCGTTAACCCAGTACTGACGGCGCTTTGTCTCGGTCATCGGCCGCAGGCGGAACTGGGGGTGCACCATGTGCGTGTGCGAATCCACGATGCGACGCGGAAGCCAGCCTTCAAGGTGCTCCGCCCAAAAGGCACGGTCCACGTCCGTGTAGCTCCATACGTGATGCAGCGGGATGGGGTTCATCCGGCGCCGCCCTCCAGCAACGGCAGAGAACCGAGGTAAGTTTCGTACGCCGCCCGGTAAGCAACCGCGTCGGCGCCGGGTTCAACCCGACTTGCCGACGGCGCCATTGCCTCGGCCAAGGCCGCCAACGGTGTCGCGCGCTCGCACAGCCCCCGGGCAATGATCGCGGCACCGAGCGGGCTGCCAGCCCCGCTGCCGAAGCAGGCCAGCGGCAATTCTGTTACCGAGGCCAGGAGCCGGGGCGTAACCCGGCTGGTGGCGGCACTGCCGCTCAGCACCAGGCGTTCGACCGCCAAGCCAGCCCTGCGCAGCAGGCCAATGTGGCGCCTGAGTTCATAACCCAATCCTTCCAGCACTGCTCGGACGATGTGGCCGGGCCCGTGGGATAACTGCAATCCCGCAAGCCGCCCCTTGGTACCGGGCGCCAGCCCGGCCGGCCGCAGCGCGGTGAGAAACGGCCAGCACTGCACGCCATCACTGCCTGCCGGCGCTGATGCGAGAAGCCGATCCACTTCCTCGCCAGCCGCCCGCTTGTGTCCGGCAAGTTCCAGCGCCCAAGCCACGGCGGAGCCGCCGTTGATCAGCGAGAGGATTTGGCCCCAAAGATCTTCCACGACGTGGTGACACACGAACGCATCTGGAGTGGCCGGCGGCCCGCAGGTGGCGCTGACGGCTAGCAGCACCCAGGCAGTGCCAGTTCCCACCATCATCGTGCCCGCCTGCACCGCCCTGACGCCGAGAGCCGCAGCGTACTGGTCATGGACCGCCGCCGAGACGGGAATGCCGGCGCGCAGGCCTACGGCCTGGGCCACGGACGCCAACAAGCCACCCGCCGGCACCCGCTGGGAAAGGAGGGCCGGCAACTGCGCCGAATTAATCCCCAAGCGCGCCAGCAGTTCGGGGTCATAATCCCGCCGGACGGGATTGTACAGCAGTGCCAGCGAGCACGAGGTGCCGTCGTGTGCCGGACGGCCACAGAGGCGCGAGACGATGACGTCGCCGACGAAGCCGATGCGGTTGGGGGCGGCCAGCGCTTCGGGGTTCTCGTCCCGAAGACGCAGCAGTTGGCCGAGGGCGAATGCCGCGCTGCCATGGCCGATCCGCTGCGCAAACCATTGCGGCCCCAACTCCGAAGTGAGTGAATTGCCGAAGGGAGTCCAACGCTCGTCGAGCCAACTGATCACCCGCGCCGCCGGCCGGCCCTGCGCGTCCAGTATTTGCAGTGCGCCGCCCTGGCTGGAAACCCCAATGGCCTGGATGTCCGCGGGGGCAGCCGCACGCACGGCTTCCTTCACCGCGGTCAGTGTTGCGGTCCAGATTTCCTCGATGTTCTGCTCCACGCCACCCGTGCCGACCTCATAGAGCGGCACAGCACAGGCGCCTTCACCGAGGGGTTGGCCCGCGAAGTCGGTGACCAGCGCCTTGACGTTGGTGGTGCCCAAGTCCAGACCGAGAAGCATAGCTCAGACCTCGATGTACTCGGCGCCGAGGAGCCCGGCGGCGAACCGCAGCCGCTGCCGCGCGTCGCCGCAAATGACCGCATTATGGTGGGGCCCGCCGGCGGTGGCATAGGCGGTGAGGAATCGGCACACGTCGCCCGCGAGGGGCTTGAGCTTCGAGTGCGGCACAAAAAATCCCGGCAGCGGGCCGAAGTCCTCAATCGCCGCCGCCGCCGCAATCAAGCGCCATTTGCCGCCGGGCCCGGGTGTCAGCGCGACCAGGGTGGCCGGACCTGGGGCGAAACTGGTCACCAGCGCCAGTTGCCTGCCGCGCGTGCGGGTGATGGGCGCGGGTCGGGCCACCAGCGGG
The Candidatus Paceibacterota bacterium DNA segment above includes these coding regions:
- a CDS encoding Gfo/Idh/MocA family oxidoreductase; translated protein: MKTIRFGIIGCGLMGREFASAAARWCHLLEAEARPEIVAACDPHAAALGWFREHVPTLAQTTDDYRELLANPAVEAVYVAVPHHLHRDIYCAAVQAGKHFMGEKPFGIDRAANDAILAAIRRQPQLLVRCSSESPFFPALQRVCDLIEQNAFGRIIEANTGFLHSSDLDPNKPINWKRMVEFNGEYGVLGDLGMHALHVPLRAGWRPRNVRAVLSKIVTQRPDAKGNLVPCLTWDNGLLLMETVDPLSGAPFPWTVKLQRIAPGHKNTWYAEVLGTRASARWSSTNPRLLEVMRYTPGGEQVWEQVQTGYEAAFRSVTGSIFEFGFSDSILQMWAAFLYELVHGQPLKKFAGCVTPEETAMSHRLFTAALESQRGGTTVSVEEGQ
- a CDS encoding amidohydrolase family protein, giving the protein MNPIPLHHVWSYTDVDRAFWAEHLEGWLPRRIVDSHTHMVHPQFRLRPMTETKRRQYWVNEVLEPIDALTFEQCHRMVFPGRDFGCVAFGLPELDFDIEGENSYVRQECAQRGWHSLAVLRPQWSQDLVAGLLATPGVIGLKPYYSMISSDPETRDRHLEASIFEFLPHHVLEVANGRHAWVTLHVPKAGRLSQPDNVREIREIRERYPNIVLVIAHLGRCYTEPHAREALPQFADDPGLYFDTSAVVNPACHRVALECLGPRRLLYGSDNPIMYMRGRRQCRGRAYVNRTSHPFHFNRDREGPAVEAGYTLFMYEDLRAIKQACAEIGIASREEIGMIFHANADRLIAGILARKPPPPREEKQ
- a CDS encoding FGGY family carbohydrate kinase, giving the protein MLLGLDLGTTNVKALVTDFAGQPLGEGACAVPLYEVGTGGVEQNIEEIWTATLTAVKEAVRAAAPADIQAIGVSSQGGALQILDAQGRPAARVISWLDERWTPFGNSLTSELGPQWFAQRIGHGSAAFALGQLLRLRDENPEALAAPNRIGFVGDVIVSRLCGRPAHDGTSCSLALLYNPVRRDYDPELLARLGINSAQLPALLSQRVPAGGLLASVAQAVGLRAGIPVSAAVHDQYAAALGVRAVQAGTMMVGTGTAWVLLAVSATCGPPATPDAFVCHHVVEDLWGQILSLINGGSAVAWALELAGHKRAAGEEVDRLLASAPAGSDGVQCWPFLTALRPAGLAPGTKGRLAGLQLSHGPGHIVRAVLEGLGYELRRHIGLLRRAGLAVERLVLSGSAATSRVTPRLLASVTELPLACFGSGAGSPLGAAIIARGLCERATPLAALAEAMAPSASRVEPGADAVAYRAAYETYLGSLPLLEGGAG